One Neisseria sicca genomic region harbors:
- a CDS encoding TonB-dependent receptor plug domain-containing protein gives MKSPHSPAFRFSIMVLALSSGFAHADNVRPEATAELKEVVVTGTAVPTRVTRNQLDRETSTDLKQVMKDQIGMDVGGGNGVAQFYSIRGVGEDKINLEVDGTSQSTKIFHHQSRFQLDPALVKSINVEKGTGAASAGLGAVGGTIRVTTVDAKDLLTDGKPFGFKLGAGLSSNKGSTGNAAVYGYQNGFDALFAGNFLNNRDYKDGNGNVNRGSRLKQHSYLAKLGYDFNDDHGIRLTYRQEYQKGNRTDKAEFQNVDSYVGVDGTYQKEQSYNLEYRGRNVGFLDKIDANVFQINTDDTKPPKGAPSPKAHASGTAQGGVPIGQLELSKIKATGANLNLASSFGDGHMVKYGVNYRHETSEPSDKGAWLKILGLYDRDKEKKAEYGVYAEGIWNLHPVTLTTGLRYDHFKYNAASKQSASHGQLNPSIGAIWDINDNFSLLANLNQASRAPRLNEALLANERAGAAADLDGNLKAETARRAELGFKWRNDNFNVSGSVFHQRIKDLIVYRWAKINNNTASITERGKIYNGGTLKTYGYELDASYRWGGLTARAGVSYVKPRLNGEMYYGESPIQAEDHESSFTFWNTGRQWLTGLSYQFENPKLEIGWRGRYAQSVKYTDVARGQGTIHGKKSGYGVHDIYANWQPLKKDNLNVNFAVNNIGNKQYRSHSQRFPDGNGRTPFYERGREFALGVNYRF, from the coding sequence ATGAAATCCCCCCATTCCCCCGCCTTCCGTTTCAGCATCATGGTGCTGGCACTGTCTTCAGGTTTTGCCCATGCAGACAACGTCCGCCCCGAAGCGACTGCCGAACTGAAAGAAGTCGTCGTTACCGGTACTGCCGTGCCGACCCGCGTTACCCGCAACCAGCTTGACCGCGAAACTTCGACCGATTTGAAACAAGTCATGAAAGACCAAATCGGCATGGATGTCGGCGGCGGCAACGGCGTGGCGCAGTTTTACAGCATCCGCGGCGTCGGCGAAGACAAGATTAATTTGGAAGTGGACGGCACCAGCCAATCCACCAAAATTTTCCACCACCAAAGCCGCTTCCAGCTTGACCCCGCTTTGGTGAAAAGCATCAACGTCGAAAAAGGCACGGGCGCGGCGAGCGCGGGTTTGGGCGCGGTCGGCGGTACCATCCGCGTAACGACGGTTGACGCGAAAGACCTGCTGACCGACGGCAAACCTTTCGGTTTCAAACTCGGCGCAGGCTTGAGCAGCAATAAAGGCTCAACCGGAAACGCGGCGGTTTACGGCTATCAAAACGGCTTCGATGCCTTGTTTGCAGGCAACTTCCTCAACAACCGCGACTACAAAGACGGCAACGGCAATGTTAACCGCGGCAGTCGCCTGAAACAGCACAGCTACCTTGCCAAACTCGGCTACGATTTCAACGACGACCACGGCATCCGCCTGACCTACCGTCAGGAATACCAAAAAGGCAACCGCACCGACAAAGCCGAGTTCCAAAACGTTGACAGCTACGTCGGCGTGGACGGCACTTATCAAAAAGAGCAATCCTACAATCTGGAATACCGCGGCCGCAACGTCGGCTTCCTCGACAAAATCGACGCCAACGTCTTCCAAATCAACACCGACGACACCAAGCCGCCTAAAGGCGCGCCTTCCCCGAAAGCCCACGCCTCCGGCACGGCTCAAGGCGGCGTTCCCATCGGCCAGCTTGAGTTAAGCAAAATCAAAGCGACCGGCGCCAACCTGAACCTCGCCAGCTCCTTCGGCGACGGACACATGGTGAAATACGGCGTCAACTACCGCCACGAAACCTCCGAGCCGTCCGACAAAGGCGCGTGGCTGAAGATTCTGGGCCTGTATGACCGCGACAAAGAGAAGAAAGCCGAATACGGCGTGTACGCGGAAGGCATTTGGAACCTGCACCCCGTTACCCTGACCACCGGCCTGCGTTACGACCATTTCAAATACAACGCCGCCAGCAAACAAAGCGCGTCGCACGGCCAGCTCAATCCCAGCATCGGCGCGATTTGGGACATCAACGACAACTTCTCGCTCTTAGCAAACCTCAATCAGGCAAGCCGCGCGCCCCGCCTGAACGAAGCCCTGTTGGCTAACGAACGCGCAGGCGCCGCCGCCGATTTGGACGGCAACCTCAAAGCCGAAACCGCCCGCCGCGCCGAACTCGGCTTCAAATGGCGCAACGACAACTTCAACGTCAGCGGCAGCGTGTTCCATCAACGCATCAAAGACCTCATCGTCTATCGTTGGGCAAAAATCAACAACAACACCGCCTCCATCACCGAACGCGGCAAGATTTACAACGGCGGCACGCTCAAAACCTACGGCTACGAACTTGACGCATCCTACCGCTGGGGCGGCCTGACCGCGCGTGCCGGCGTGTCCTACGTCAAACCGCGTCTGAACGGCGAAATGTACTACGGCGAAAGCCCGATTCAAGCGGAAGACCACGAAAGCTCGTTCACCTTCTGGAACACCGGCCGCCAATGGCTGACCGGCCTGTCTTATCAGTTTGAAAACCCCAAACTCGAAATCGGCTGGCGCGGCCGCTACGCCCAAAGCGTGAAATACACCGACGTCGCCCGCGGACAAGGCACGATACACGGCAAGAAATCAGGCTACGGCGTACACGACATCTACGCCAACTGGCAGCCGCTGAAAAAAGACAACCTGAACGTCAACTTCGCCGTCAACAACATCGGCAACAAGCAATACCGTTCGCACAGCCAACGCTTCCCCGACGGCAACGGTCGTACCCCTTTCTACGAGCGCGGCCGCGAGTTCGCCTTGGGCGTGAATTACCGCTTCTGA